From Pseudorasbora parva isolate DD20220531a chromosome 14, ASM2467924v1, whole genome shotgun sequence:
gtgcccctcccaacccattcacacacacatagatgattcgactatcagtcgactatagagagattcgacaattctgattggaatgtctaaatccttagtcgaggacagccctagtgTTATTAGGTcaaaactttctttttttaacagacTGTAAGCCAGTAAAATactgatctgttttttttttcaattcctCAAAGGAACTTAAATTCACAGTAAAGAAAGCCACCTACCCCAACTACAATAGGCCTAATTTAAcactaaataataatgatattacagcactaataacagcaaagtagTCTGTAGTCTTGGTCTGCTACAAACTAGCTTCAGATCAgcattattttgcattaatatGACCATATTCTCTGGCTTAGAACGCATGGCGTTGTTGTTTTCATGGCAATGCATCGTGCTTCTCACATGACAGTGACACACAGCAGCCACAAAAGCACTGTATGACAGCTCAAAGCTCAGCTGTATcggtttatttctttttttttttttattcaaaatgtcatGAGCTATCTGATATTtagattttcaaatatgtgtaaGTCAATGTGTGTTGTCATGATCATAATCATCAAGATTATGTTAGTTGATCTATAATGCGCGATGGGCGCCGTCATGTTAGTTTGCACCTCAACATTTTGCGATTTAAATCCGTGACaagcgctgtgtgtgtgtgtgtgtgtgtctcttgcTCAGCGCCGAAATGAGGAACCGAAATCTGCGTTCTGATTCGGTCCGTTACACACCGGTTGCATGGGGGTTTCGGTACTCAACCCTACTAATTACATAGTTCACCATGAAAATGAACACATCCCGTCGAGGGGCAACACATGTGCCACAGGTGTGGTGTGACATTTTCAACAACATTgcttgctcttttgtgaataaTATAGCAAAGAAGGAATACACAGGAGGTGTTTTTGGCAGAAAGTGCAGGGAAACAGCGTGACAGTTCGCAGGCGATTGAGCGCCCTGATTAGACATGTCGCTGTCTCGAACACTGGATCAGGCCAGTTGCTGGCTAGCTTGCCGTTCCACTGCAGGCTCTTCTATCGTCTGCGAGAAGGTGAAGTCTTTGAGTAGGAAAGCCAGCGAAATTCTGTAGATCGTTGCTCAAGGAGAATAAATCTGAATGCATGGCAATCCGAGTGTcttttatacactgtaaaaaatgatttggaaaaaaagttacctggttgccttaaaattttgagttcattgaaattgaaatgttcagttaatacaatgaacattttttgaaattcgacaacctttattaaaagattattaaaatattttttaagcatattgggtaattgtgtgtgttttatttctgatgacgcagtgaaacatgccaaatagatttatcaaattttttatgtggttcagatacaaaaatgttttgagtttctatttattaaacaaatttccttcattgtatcaactcaaatttttaatttcaataaactcaaaattttaaggcaacccaggttacttacttttttaagttaaaccaacaaaaaacaaccacaattttttacagtgtaggcagACTCTGTGCTCAATTTGGCAGGGCCCGCACCAATTTATTCGCGTAGCTACGCCACTCTGCCAATGGTTAATGCAGATCCCACTGACCAGGCAATATTATGTAAGTAAGCCTCCGCACAGCGTTCTTTTATAAAAGGCTTCAGTATTTtggagaaaaggagttttcccaCTGCATCTAGCGACGCAATACGACTGACTGTTCGAAAGGGAACTGAATTATAtactcaccattgacagaaaCACCCAATCTCTTCCCTCTGGTGATGCTGAAGCTGCTGTTGATGATCATCATCTGTAGTTTATATTCTCCAGAGTCTTCAGTTCTGATgtctgtgatggtcagagatccagtctgatgatccagcttcagtctgtctctgaatctctcaGCACCTTCATTACACTGAACATCTGTACAGGTTTTATTTGGATCTCCAGTGATTTCAGCAATGCgattgtaataaaaataccaTGTTATGACATCAATTAGTGTTCTTATTACACCAGAATCTAAAGTAACAGATTCTCCCTCCTGTTTATTCACTTCATCTCGTCCAGAAGCAGAAACACCTGAAACACAAACCAACAGATGTGGAGGATCTTTTGGGGAAAAGAAACTACAAAACAAATTAGCAGCACATGAATGTGATTTCACAATCCCTTCTTAACTTCTGATCTGAAAATAACCATTTATGCCTGGTTTGTGCTTATGAACACATTTTACATATTCAAACAGATAATAATCAGCAGATCAGAGATGGTGTGATTAGACTCTCTCGACTCCATCTGAGCTCAACTGCAGcttcttaaaaaaaacacttaaaaactAATAGCttgcaaatgtaaattatttagttttaaatcaaaattaactgtttGATTTTGTAATCCGAGATAATTCTATAAACTTCACTTGCATACTAAGTTTATAAAGATATTATCTGTATGTAAAATAATacacagataaataaaaataactcttaatatcaatataaaaaaatatatataattatatatatatatatatatatatatatatatatatatatatatatatatatatatatatatatatatatatatatatatatatatacatatatatatatatatatatatatacatatatacacacacacacacacacacatacattttaatttatatataaactaaAAGAATATATTAATGACTCACCAATGACGGCTATATTGAAGATCTTTTCACTGTCACTGCTGCTTCTCATGATCTTTAGTTTATATTGTCCAGAGTCTTCAGTTCTGATGTTcatgatggtcagagatccagtctgatgatccagcttcagtctgtctctgaatctctcaGTGCCTTTATTACACTGAACATCTGTGCAGATAAAACTGAAGTCTCCACTGATTTGAGCGACGCGAACACTGTTGAAATACCATTTAATATCTTCTTGTTGGTTTGTTTGAACACCAGTGTGTAAAgtgactgaatctccctccatcACTGACACTTCATCTGGACCAACACCGAAAACACCTGAAGAAACCAATAACATAAGCCACACAAAAATATTCAAAAGTGAAATCTGTCCCCTTTCCCTATGTATTTGTTTACttgttaaaaattataaatcgtTTTTATCGTTGATCCAGAAGAGAAATGATAACAGGTGAAATCTTACCGTGGTTGAGAAAAATCAACATCATTGagaacaaataaatgaaaagcttCATTTTCACCACTTTACACTAAGAAAAATCATCTAAATTTTGATCCATAAAAAAGTTCTGTTCACAGTCGGTTAACTTAAGTCtgaagtgaaagtaaaatcgcgtgAGTCTAGATATATGAGATGTGAGCAGGTCTTCAACTGACAGCAGCAGCCGACTGAACACGCTGtccttaaaggaacagttcacctctaaaatgattttaataacaaataaaagacatttaatacagtagcttcaAGTTTGTATACTGAAgtctatgtagttttaattttagcctacattaaatcagcactaggtaacttttcaaccttcataatatattttcaagactcttgtgatgatacattgacttacaataggttgaatgacacgtctgccatagcctgacgggtctgtatcgttttaaTCGTAtatttaaacttcgggtttcgggtagtaacccaagaacaaaaaaaactacaaatttcgactgctttacggcatatacgtcacttccaccaacacacacacttccttaaattcggacgtgcgagcccaactttgttcgtcggataatatagtcatgtccgaagcagcacagacaaataaggaagaaaaggttttgttggaggaaaccaataagaggaaacgagaaagtgatgggattaaagccaggatgaggatcaacatgtgaccagcgtttgcccgtcggcgtgagctgaaggaggcgtgcccgaccgatgctgtcctgcttgttatggtgattacctaccactcaaacattgaactgaagtatcatagattctgtaaaacggtaaccaatagactactataatgacactggcttgtaaacgtgagcattgtgattattattattttgaacaatactgtatatatatatatatatatatatatatatatatatatatatatatatatatatatatatatatatatatatatatatatacagtcttgttcaaaataatagcagtacaatgtgactaaccagaataatcaaggtttttagtatattttttattgctacgtggcaaacaagttaccagtaggttcagtagattttagaaaacaaatgagacccagcattcatgatatgcacgctcttaaggctgtgcaattgggcaattagttgaaaggggtgtgttcaaaaaaatagcagtgtctacctttgactgtacaaactcaaaactattttgtacaaacattttttcttctttctgggatttagcaatcctgtgaatcactaaactaatatttagttgtatgaccacagttttttaaaactgcttgacatctgtgtggcatggagtcaaccaacttgtggcacctctcagctgttattccactccatgattctttaacaacattccacaattcattcacatttcttggttttgcttcagaaacagcatttttgatatcaccccacaagttctcaattggattaaggtctggagattgggctggccactccataacattaattttgttggtttggaaccaagactttgcccgtttactagtgtgttttgggtcattgtcttgttgaaacaac
This genomic window contains:
- the LOC137040041 gene encoding protein sidekick homolog isoform X2, with protein sequence MKLFIYLFSMMLIFLNHGVFGVGPDEVSVMEGDSVTLHTGVQTNQQEDIKWYFNSVRVAQISGDFSFICTDVQCNKGTERFRDRLKLDHQTGSLTIMNIRTEDSGQYKLKIMRSSSDSEKIFNIAVIGVSASGRDEVNKQEGESVTLDSGVIRTLIDVITWYFYYNRIAEITGDPNKTCTDVQCNEGAERFRDRLKLDHQTGSLTITDIRTEDSGEYKLQMMIINSSFSITRGKRLGVSVNVRW
- the LOC137040041 gene encoding protein sidekick homolog isoform X1, with product MKLFIYLFSMMLIFLNHGVFGVGPDEVSVMEGDSVTLHTGVQTNQQEDIKWYFNSVRVAQISGDFSFICTDVQCNKGTERFRDRLKLDHQTGSLTIMNIRTEDSGQYKLKIMRSSSDSEKIFNIAVIGVSASGRDEVNKQEGESVTLDSGVIRTLIDVITWYFYYNRIAEITGDPNKTCTDVQCNEGAERFRDRLKLDHQTGSLTITDIRTEDSGEYKLQMMIINSSFSITRGKRLGVSVNELCPSPPVSVSLIVLISAGPLLTVAGFGIFWICRKHRKTDQEVQICENENFCCSVSSSVIL